The genomic DNA CGCGTGGTGCTTTTGAACGAGGTCAGCGCCAGCAGCAGGATGAACACGTAGCCCACGGTGCCGGGCACGTTGCCGAGGGTGGTGCGGCCGGGCCAGAACTCGGTGTTGAGCTGGCCGTAGCTGTAGATCAGCACGGCATGGACCAGGTGGGAAAAGGCAAAGGCCAGTCCGATGAAGCGCCGTTCACGCACCAGCGACCGGCTCAGGGGCGAGGGCACCAGCACCGCGAATGCCGAGGCGGTGAAGGCCAGCAGGAACAAGGCGAAGGACGAACGCGCCGTGGCGCGAATGGCACTGCGCACGCCTTCGGTCAGGTCCGGGTTGAGCACCAGGATCAACCCGGTCATCAACAGCACCAGGGCGGCGAGCAGGCTGAACAGCGACCAGCCCTGGAAACGAAGGGGGGATGCAGTTGCGGTAGGCATGTAACGGCTCCTTGGATGTCGAGACCCGGTCGGGATAGTCGCCGGGGATACAAGGGAGTCTTTCAAGCGGGTGTAAGCAGGGTGTGTCCGCGACGCAGCATTGTGCAAGTTTGTGTATGTCGATTATCCGTAGACACACTGGCATACAAACCGCATCCCAACTTGACCAAACCCCTGTGGGAGCGAGCTTGCTCGCGATGGCGTCAGGTCAGTTGAATGGATGCCGGCAGACACACCGCTATCGCGAGCAAGCTCGCTCCCACAGGGGAATTGGGTGAGGCACCCATATTTGTAGCGCCTCGGAACGGTGTGGGAGCGAGCTTGCTCGCGATGGCGTCGGGTCAGTTGAGTGGATGCCGGCTGATACACCGCCATCGCGAGCAAGCTCGCTCCCACAGGGGAATTGGGTGAGGCACCCATATTTGTAGCGCCTCGGAACGGTGTGGGAGCGAGCTTGCTCGCGATGGCGTCGGGTCAGTTGAATGGATGCCGGCAGACACACCGCTATCGCGAGCAAGCTCGCTCCCACAGGGGAATTGGGTAAGGCACCCATATTTGTAGCGCCTCGGAACGGTGTGGGAGCGAGCTTGCTCGCGATGGCGTCAGGTCAGTTGAATGGATGCCGGCAGACACACCGCTATCGCGAGCAAGCTCGCTCCCACAGGGGAATTGGGTGAGGCACCCATATTGTAGCGCCTCGGAACGGTGTGGGAGCGAGCTTGCTCGCGATGGCGTCGGGTCAGTTGAATGGATTCGGCAGACACACCGCTATCGCGAGCAAGCTCGCTCCCACAGGGGAATTGGGTGAGGCACCTATATTTGTAGCGCCTCGGAACGGTGTGGGAGCGAGCTTGCTCGCGATGGCGTCGGGTCAGTTGAATGGATGCCGGCAGACACACCGCTATCGCGAGCAAGCTCGCTCCCACAGGGGCGGTGTCAGCTTGCGAATGCCAGGCGCAACTCGGCGCAGAGGCCGCCGCCGTCGCGGTTGCTCAGGGTCAGGGAGCCGCCCATGGCGATCGTCAGTTGCTGGGCGATGGCCAAGCCCAGGCCGGTGCCGCCGGTTTCCCGGTTGCGCGAGCTCTCCACCCGGTAGAACGGCTTGAGCACCTCGGCCAGTTCCTGCTCGCTGATCCCGGGGCCACGGTCCAGCACCTGGATTGCCAGTTGCCCGTTGTCGGCCCGTTGCACCTGGATCTGCGCCGCACCGCCGAATTTCAAGGCGTTGTCCACCAGATTGACCAGCACCCGCCGCAGGGCATGGGGGCGGGTGTCGATCACGGCGGCGTTTTTCCCGGACAGTTGCACGTCCTTGCCGGTGTCCTGGTAGTCGAACACCAGGCTGTCGAGAAACGCATCCAGGCTAATCCGGCAACTGGCCTCGGTGGCGCCGTGGATGCTACGGGCATAGGCCACGCCTTCCCGCACCAAGTGTTCCATTTCGCTCAAGTCGCTCCACAGTTTGTCCCGTTCGATCCCTTCGTCCATGAACTCGGCCCGCAGCTTCATACGTGTGATGGGCGTCTGCAAGTCATGGGAAATCGCCGCCAGCAACTGCATGCGCTCCTTGAGGTAGGCGGCGATGCGGTCCTGCATGGCGTTGAAGGCCTTGGCCGCATGCACCACTTCAGTCGGGCCTTTTTCGTCCAGCCGGACGCTGTGGGCGTTCGGGTCGAGGGTTTCCACCGCCTGGGCCAGCCGGGTCAGGGGGCCGACGGCGATGCGCACGGCCAGCCAGGTGCAGCCGATCAACAGCGCCAATTGTCCCAACAACACCATCGGCAGCCAGGGGGAGAGGGGCATCATCGCCGGGCGTACGTCGATGGTCAGCGGGCTGCCGTCCCCCAGGCGCAGATGCGCTTGATAGTGCATTTTCGGCCCGGGAATCTGCTGGAAGGTCAGGCCATAGGCCTGGCCGATGGCTTCCTGGATCGAACTGACCGAGATCGGCGCGTCGGCAAGGTCCATCGGTTGGCCGGGCTGGCCTTCGTCGAGCAGGTAGCCATAGTTGCGCCGGGCGAGTTTCGGCAGCCAGGCCGGGCGTTCGGCGGCAGGCAGGCGGTCGAGAATGGCGACGGAGGTCGAGACATCGGTTTCCAGGTTGCCGAGCATGGTCGACCTGGCACTCTGGTAGCGCTCGTAGTACTGGGCGCCGAAGGACAGGCCCTGGGCCAGGATCAGGCCGATCAGGAAGATCAGCGACAACCTGGAGGCCAGAGTCCGCGGCCAACGCAGCGGCAGGCTCATACCGACGCCTCGAGGATCTCCACCGGCAGCGAGAACACGTAGCCTTCGCTGCGCACGGTCTTGATGTAGGCTGGTTCCCGGGCGTCGTCCAGCAGACGCTGGCGCAGGCGGCTGACCAGCCAGATCAATGGAACGATCGAACAGGTCGGCGTCCCGGCCCTGGGTGAGGTTAAGCAACTGGTCGCGGTTGAGTACCCGTTGCGGATGATCGAGGAATACCCGCAACAAACGATACTCGGCGCCGCTCAAGGCAACCATGGTGCCGTCGGTGTCCAGCAGGTGGCGGGCGGTGGTGTCCAGGCGCCAGCGTCCGAACGCCAGCAGGCGACCGCTTTCGGTGACCACCAGGTTGGGCGGCAGCATGCGGGTGCGGCGCAGCACGGCGTTGATCCGCGCCAGCAGTTCACGGGCGGCGAACGGCTTGACCAGGTAATCATCGGCACCCATTTCCAGGCCGATGATGCGGTCGGTTTCGTCGTTGCGCGCGGTGAGCATCAGCACCGGCGTGGCCTTGTGCTTGCCGGCCCGCAGCTCCCGGCACAGCACCAGGCCGTCGTCACCGGGCATCATGATGTCCAGCACGATCAGGTCCACCGGGGTGGTTTCCAGGAAGGCGCGCATCTGCCGGCCGTCGGCGACGACGGTGGTGCGCAGGCCGTTCTTTTTCAGGTAGTTGCCAACCAGCTCTCTGATCTCGCGATCGTCATCCACTATCAACACGTGATCGACATGATCCATGGTGTCCAGCTCCTCGGCGTTTCGTTGTGCGCAGTCTACAGGCGCCGGCCAGCCCGGCTCGCGGCGGTTTGTATTGCAGTGTATCTGGCGCGCGACGGATACACAGCGATGCAAAAAGCCACCTGGCTCGATACAGACGCGATACCTGCGGGGCATTCAATGGCATCCATCGAGGCAACACAACGGGCCTCGGCAGACAAACCCCATTGAATCGAGGAATCGCCATGAACACCA from Pseudomonas beijingensis includes the following:
- a CDS encoding ferric reductase-like transmembrane domain-containing protein — encoded protein: MPTATASPLRFQGWSLFSLLAALVLLMTGLILVLNPDLTEGVRSAIRATARSSFALFLLAFTASAFAVLVPSPLSRSLVRERRFIGLAFAFSHLVHAVLIYSYGQLNTEFWPGRTTLGNVPGTVGYVFILLLALTSFKSTTRLIGFKAWKRLHVTGMWVLAAIFAYSNFKRIPMSDWYVLPFGLICAATAIRLVGKLAQAIQRHQRSQHAA
- a CDS encoding ATP-binding protein; this translates as MSLPLRWPRTLASRLSLIFLIGLILAQGLSFGAQYYERYQSARSTMLGNLETDVSTSVAILDRLPAAERPAWLPKLARRNYGYLLDEGQPGQPMDLADAPISVSSIQEAIGQAYGLTFQQIPGPKMHYQAHLRLGDGSPLTIDVRPAMMPLSPWLPMVLLGQLALLIGCTWLAVRIAVGPLTRLAQAVETLDPNAHSVRLDEKGPTEVVHAAKAFNAMQDRIAAYLKERMQLLAAISHDLQTPITRMKLRAEFMDEGIERDKLWSDLSEMEHLVREGVAYARSIHGATEASCRISLDAFLDSLVFDYQDTGKDVQLSGKNAAVIDTRPHALRRVLVNLVDNALKFGGAAQIQVQRADNGQLAIQVLDRGPGISEQELAEVLKPFYRVESSRNRETGGTGLGLAIAQQLTIAMGGSLTLSNRDGGGLCAELRLAFAS